One genomic region from Phragmites australis chromosome 1, lpPhrAust1.1, whole genome shotgun sequence encodes:
- the LOC133909424 gene encoding peroxidase 72-like: MHYTHFLQLYIPPYASSTIDKRSEQASAISLLLLVTVRQRLVTYMATSMGCIVLLCLVSPLLLAGAVRGDPWGGLFPQFYDHSCPKAKEIVKSIVAQAVAKETRMAASLVRLHFHDCFVKGCDASVLLDNSSSIVSEKGSNPNMNSLRGFEVVDQIKATLEAACPGTVSCADILALAARDSTVLVGGPYWDVPLGRRDSLGASIQGSNNDIPAPNNTLPTIITKFKRHGLNVVDVVALSGGHTIGMSRCTSFRQRLYNQTGNGMADSTLDVSYAAQLRQGCPRSGGDNNLFPLDFVTPAKFDNFYFKNLLVGKGLLSSDEVLLTKSAETAALVKAYAADVNLFFQHFAQSMVNMGNISPLTGSQGEIRKNCRRLNNNH; the protein is encoded by the exons ATGCACTACACCCACTTCCTGCAGCTATATATACCACCCTATGCCTCATCCACCATAGACAAGAGAAGTGAACAAGCAAGTGCCATCTCCCTTCTCTTACTTGTAACAGTGCGGCAAAGGTTAGTCACTTACATGGCGACTTCCATGGGTTGCATCGTCTTGCTCTGCCTGGTttctcccctcctcctcgccggtgCCGTCCGTGGCGACCCATGGGGCGGCTTGTTCCCGCAGTTCTATGACCATTCATGCCCCAAGGCGAAGGAGATCGTGAAGTCCATTGTGGCACAGGCTGTCGCCAAGGAGACCAGGATGGCGGCATCCTTGGTCAGACTGCATTTCCATGACTGCTTTGTCAAG GGGTGCGATGCATCCGTGCTGCTGGACAACAGCAGCAGCATAGTCAGTGAGAAAGGGTCCAATCCCAACATGAACTCCCTCAGGGGATTTGAGGTGGTCGACCAGATCAAGGCTACCCTCGAGGCCGCCTGCCCCGgcaccgtctcctgcgccgacatcCTCGCCCTCGCCGCCCGGGACTCCACCGTGCTC GTTGGTGGCCCATACTGGGACGTGCCGCTCGGCCGGAGGGACTCGCTGGGGGCAAGCATACAGGGCTCCAACAACGACATCCCAGCCCCCAACAACACCCTCCCCACCATCATCACCAAGTTCAAGCGCCATGGCCTCAATGTTGTCGATGTCGTCGCTCTCTCCG GTGGTCACACCATAGGTATGTCTCGGTGCACCAGCTTCCGGCAGAGGCTGTACAACCAGACGGGCAATGGCATGGCTGACAGCACGCTGGACGTGTCCTACGCGGCGCAGCTCAGGCAGGGGTGCCCCCGCTCTGGCGGTGACAACAACCTCTTCCCCTTGGACTTCGTCACCCCAGCCAAGTTCGACAACTTTTACTTCAAGAACCTCCTGGTCGGCAAGGGCCTTCTCAGCTCTGACGAGGTCCTTCTAACCAAGAGCGCTGAGACAGCAGCACTCGTAAAGGCATATGCTGCTgatgtcaatctcttcttccagCACTTTGCACAGTCGATGGTGAATATGGGCAACATCTCACCACTGACCGGGTCACAGGGTGAGATCAGGAAGAACTGTAGGAGGCTCAACAACAACCACTGA
- the LOC133909419 gene encoding pentatricopeptide repeat-containing protein At5g57250, mitochondrial-like produces the protein MVVVGLCARGEVDGALKVFDVMTARGCQVDDRVCSSIVARFSRAGKAGTGLEFYERMRSEFSGFEPGLVTLTAVVHALGLEGRIGEMVELVREMECKGMYADAVLYSSMVHGYTSHGFLMEGLWEHRSMLDKGIAADVVNYTTVIDVLCREGSVERVMGFLDEMERQDATPNLITYTSLVGGFCKRNRLEDAFSIVRKLEQTSVVVDEYVYSILIDNLCKNGDLDRAFSLLEEMENKGVKAGIVRYNTVINGLYKAGDTEKVVKIFEGVVADNFTYSTLLHSYMNRDDATGVMAIRGRLESSGISMDVVTCNVLVKALFMINKVDDAWSLFHKMPEMGLRPNTITYHTIIDMTCKHEKIDKALELFDEYKKDSSLSSIVVHDCLIRALCNKEKLT, from the coding sequence atggtggtggtgggctTGTGTGCCCGCGGGGAGGTCGATGGCGCGCTCAAGGTGTTCGATGTAATGACCGCGAGGGGGTGTCAGGTGGACGATCGCGTTTGCAGCTCGATCGTTGCCAGGTTCTCCAGGGCCGGGAAGGCTGGGACGGGGTTGGAGTTCTATGAGAGGATGAGGAGCGAGTTCAGTGGGTTTGAGCCAGGCCTGGTGACGTTGACAGCGGTGGTCCATGCGCTTGGGTTAGAGGGGAGAATAGGTGAGATGGTAGAGCTGGTGCGGGAGATGGAGTGCAAGGGCATGTATGCTGATGCTGTGCTTTACAGCAGCATGGTTCATGGATACACGAGTCATGGGTTCTTGATGGAAGGGCTTTGGGAGCATCGGTCAATGTTAGATAAGGGCATAGCAGCCGACGTGGTTAACTACACTACTGTTATTGATGTACTGTGCAGAGAAGGTAGTGTGGAGAGAGTAATGGGGTTCTTGGATGAGATGGAGAGACAGGATGCTACGCCAAATTTGATTACTTATACATCACTTGTGGGTGGTTTCTGCAAGAGGAACAGATTGGAAGATGCTTTCTCTATTGTGAGGAAACTGGAACAAACAAGCGTAGTGGTGGACGAGTATGTATATTCGATTTTGATTGACAATTTGTGCAAAAATGGAGATTTGGATAGGGCTTTCTCTTTGCTCGAGGAGATGGAGAATAAGGGGGTAAAGGCTGGCATTGTAAGATACAACACTGTAATAAATGGTCTATATAAGGCTGGCGACACTGAAAAGGTCGTCAAAATCTTTGAAGGTGTTGTTGCTGATAACTTCACATATAGCACACTATTGCACAGTTACATGAACAGAGATGATGCAACTGGTGTTATGGCAATAAGGGGCAGACTTGAGAGCAGTGGGATTTCCATGGATGTTGTAACATGCAACGTCCTTGTCAAAGCGTTGTTTATGATTAACAAAGTTGATGATGCCTGGAGCTTGTTTCATAAAATGCCTGAGATGGGCTTAAGACCTAATACTATCACCTACCATACAATCATAGATATGACGTGTAAACATGAGAAAATTGACAAGGCACTGGAGTTGTTTGACGAATACAAGAAAGATTCATCATTGTCCAGTATAGTTGTTCACGATTGCCTGATTAGAGCACTATGTAATAAAGAGAAGTTGACATGA